Proteins from a genomic interval of Rosa chinensis cultivar Old Blush chromosome 2, RchiOBHm-V2, whole genome shotgun sequence:
- the LOC112183455 gene encoding putative zinc finger protein CONSTANS-LIKE 11 isoform X3: protein MRPCELCWRASALIYCRADMARLCLNCDGSVHSANALARRHSRWFLCDKCNDQPATVRCLDENMSLCQSCEWNHNNGVTGMGHRNQAISCYTGCPSLSEISRIWSAVLEGGSASGGFGGSAWESLGGSVMPKNENNCISNCLERRDSDASSFGVVSAGKLNEVLAESNCTPKFEPWMAPSAMIPSNPNCIQPQCKDQAPFLPQESSQMPKDGNDLCEGLNMDDVPLDVENDDELFSCSQGPSRYSFEDGELDCLLMDQKNLSVTESNGPHSDNAIQQASPSRQQECTVGFHSSCVSDSVMPPVMNAGSTVNCSLLMNPSCSRNINLEGLINPTGQVHSSISLSLSSITRDTTHPDYQDCGLSPVFLSAEPWDSTLETSSPRARDKAKMRYEEKKKTRTFGKQIRYASRKARADTRKRVKGRFVKSGEEYDYDPLVRRSF from the exons ATGAGGCCATGTGAATTATGTTGGCGGGCGAGTGCACTTATTTACTGCAGAGCAGATATGGCTCGCCTTTGCTTAAACTGTGATGGATCTGTACACTCAGCCAATGCGTTAGCGCGAAGGCACTCACGTTGGTTTCTATGTGATAAGTGCAATGATCAGCCTGCAACAGTTCGATGCCTGGATGAGAACATGTCCTTGTGCCAAAGTTGTGAGTGGAATCACAATAATGGGGTTACAGGAATGGGGCACCGTAACCAAGCAATAAGTTGCTATACGGGCTGTCCGTCGTTGTCTGAGATTTCGAGAATTTGGTCTGCGGTCCTTGAAGGGGGTTCAGCTTCTGGTGGTTTTGGTGGCAGTGCTTGGGAGTCACTTGGGGGTTCGGTGATGCCAAAGAATGAGAATAATTGCATTAGTAACTGTTTGGAGCGTAGAGATAGTGACGCATCTTCGTTTGGGGTAGTGAGTGCTGGCAAGTTGAATGAAGTACTAGCAGAGTCTAATTGTACTCCCAAGTTTGAGCCGTGGATGGCCCCATCTGCTATGATTCCATCAAATCCGAACTGCATCCAGCCACAATGCAAAGATCAAGCACCATTCTTGCCTCAGGAGTCGAGCCAGATGCCAAAG GATGGCAATGATCTATGTGAAGGTCTCAACATGGATGATGTTCCACTAGACGTTGAAAATGACGATGAGCTATTTAGCTGCTCACAAGGTCCTTCCAGATACTCCTTTGAGGATGGAGAGTTGGACTGTCTATTAATGGACCAGAAAAACTTATCAGTCACCGAGTCTAATGGTCCTCACAGTGACAATGCTATACAACAG GCATCACCATCAAGACAACAAGAGTGTACCGTAGGATTTCACTCATCCTGTGTGTCAGATAGTGTGATGCCCCCAGTGATGAATGCTGGTAGCACTGTAAACTGCAGCCTGCTCATGAATCCTAGTTGCAGCAGAAACATCAATCTGGAGGGATTAATTAATCCTACTGGTCAAGTTCATTCAAGCATATCTCTATCACTATCCAGCATCACAAGAGATACAACTCATCCAGATTATCAAGATTGCGGATTGTCACCCGTCTTTCTATCAGCAGAACCTTGGGACTCTACTTTGGAGACCAGCAGTCCACGAGCAAGGGACAAAGCTAAGATGAgatatgaggaaaaaaaaaaaactcgcaC GTTTGGTAAACAAATAAGGTATGCCTCTAGAAAGGCTAGAGCTGATACCAGAAAACGAGTCAAGGGAAGATTCGTAAAATCCGGTGAAGAATATGATTACGATCCTCTTGTGAGAAGGAGCTTCTGA
- the LOC112183455 gene encoding putative zinc finger protein CONSTANS-LIKE 11 isoform X1, with the protein MRPCELCWRASALIYCRADMARLCLNCDGSVHSANALARRHSRWFLCDKCNDQPATVRCLDENMSLCQSCEWNHNNGVTGMGHRNQAISCYTGCPSLSEISRIWSAVLEGGSASGGFGGSAWESLGGSVMPKNENNCISNCLERRDSDASSFGVVSAGKLNEVLAESNCTPKFEPWMAPSAMIPSNPNCIQPQCKDQAPFLPQESSQMPKLQGSSNFKDLGIQDGNDLCEGLNMDDVPLDVENDDELFSCSQGPSRYSFEDGELDCLLMDQKNLSVTESNGPHSDNAIQQASPSRQQECTVGFHSSCVSDSVMPPVMNAGSTVNCSLLMNPSCSRNINLEGLINPTGQVHSSISLSLSSITRDTTHPDYQDCGLSPVFLSAEPWDSTLETSSPRARDKAKMRYEEKKKTRTFGKQIRYASRKARADTRKRVKGRFVKSGEEYDYDPLVRRSF; encoded by the exons ATGAGGCCATGTGAATTATGTTGGCGGGCGAGTGCACTTATTTACTGCAGAGCAGATATGGCTCGCCTTTGCTTAAACTGTGATGGATCTGTACACTCAGCCAATGCGTTAGCGCGAAGGCACTCACGTTGGTTTCTATGTGATAAGTGCAATGATCAGCCTGCAACAGTTCGATGCCTGGATGAGAACATGTCCTTGTGCCAAAGTTGTGAGTGGAATCACAATAATGGGGTTACAGGAATGGGGCACCGTAACCAAGCAATAAGTTGCTATACGGGCTGTCCGTCGTTGTCTGAGATTTCGAGAATTTGGTCTGCGGTCCTTGAAGGGGGTTCAGCTTCTGGTGGTTTTGGTGGCAGTGCTTGGGAGTCACTTGGGGGTTCGGTGATGCCAAAGAATGAGAATAATTGCATTAGTAACTGTTTGGAGCGTAGAGATAGTGACGCATCTTCGTTTGGGGTAGTGAGTGCTGGCAAGTTGAATGAAGTACTAGCAGAGTCTAATTGTACTCCCAAGTTTGAGCCGTGGATGGCCCCATCTGCTATGATTCCATCAAATCCGAACTGCATCCAGCCACAATGCAAAGATCAAGCACCATTCTTGCCTCAGGAGTCGAGCCAGATGCCAAAG CTACAGGGTTCTTCAAATTTTAAAGATCTAGGAATTCAGGATGGCAATGATCTATGTGAAGGTCTCAACATGGATGATGTTCCACTAGACGTTGAAAATGACGATGAGCTATTTAGCTGCTCACAAGGTCCTTCCAGATACTCCTTTGAGGATGGAGAGTTGGACTGTCTATTAATGGACCAGAAAAACTTATCAGTCACCGAGTCTAATGGTCCTCACAGTGACAATGCTATACAACAG GCATCACCATCAAGACAACAAGAGTGTACCGTAGGATTTCACTCATCCTGTGTGTCAGATAGTGTGATGCCCCCAGTGATGAATGCTGGTAGCACTGTAAACTGCAGCCTGCTCATGAATCCTAGTTGCAGCAGAAACATCAATCTGGAGGGATTAATTAATCCTACTGGTCAAGTTCATTCAAGCATATCTCTATCACTATCCAGCATCACAAGAGATACAACTCATCCAGATTATCAAGATTGCGGATTGTCACCCGTCTTTCTATCAGCAGAACCTTGGGACTCTACTTTGGAGACCAGCAGTCCACGAGCAAGGGACAAAGCTAAGATGAgatatgaggaaaaaaaaaaaactcgcaC GTTTGGTAAACAAATAAGGTATGCCTCTAGAAAGGCTAGAGCTGATACCAGAAAACGAGTCAAGGGAAGATTCGTAAAATCCGGTGAAGAATATGATTACGATCCTCTTGTGAGAAGGAGCTTCTGA
- the LOC112183455 gene encoding putative zinc finger protein CONSTANS-LIKE 11 isoform X2 — protein sequence MRPCELCWRASALIYCRADMARLCLNCDGSVHSANALARRHSRWFLCDKCNDQPATVRCLDENMSLCQSCEWNHNNGVTGMGHRNQAISCYTGCPSLSEISRIWSAVLEGGSASGGFGGSAWESLGGSVMPKNENNCISNCLERRDSDASSFGVVSAGKLNEVLAESNCTPKFEPWMAPSAMIPSNPNCIQPQCKDQAPFLPQESSQMPKGSSNFKDLGIQDGNDLCEGLNMDDVPLDVENDDELFSCSQGPSRYSFEDGELDCLLMDQKNLSVTESNGPHSDNAIQQASPSRQQECTVGFHSSCVSDSVMPPVMNAGSTVNCSLLMNPSCSRNINLEGLINPTGQVHSSISLSLSSITRDTTHPDYQDCGLSPVFLSAEPWDSTLETSSPRARDKAKMRYEEKKKTRTFGKQIRYASRKARADTRKRVKGRFVKSGEEYDYDPLVRRSF from the exons ATGAGGCCATGTGAATTATGTTGGCGGGCGAGTGCACTTATTTACTGCAGAGCAGATATGGCTCGCCTTTGCTTAAACTGTGATGGATCTGTACACTCAGCCAATGCGTTAGCGCGAAGGCACTCACGTTGGTTTCTATGTGATAAGTGCAATGATCAGCCTGCAACAGTTCGATGCCTGGATGAGAACATGTCCTTGTGCCAAAGTTGTGAGTGGAATCACAATAATGGGGTTACAGGAATGGGGCACCGTAACCAAGCAATAAGTTGCTATACGGGCTGTCCGTCGTTGTCTGAGATTTCGAGAATTTGGTCTGCGGTCCTTGAAGGGGGTTCAGCTTCTGGTGGTTTTGGTGGCAGTGCTTGGGAGTCACTTGGGGGTTCGGTGATGCCAAAGAATGAGAATAATTGCATTAGTAACTGTTTGGAGCGTAGAGATAGTGACGCATCTTCGTTTGGGGTAGTGAGTGCTGGCAAGTTGAATGAAGTACTAGCAGAGTCTAATTGTACTCCCAAGTTTGAGCCGTGGATGGCCCCATCTGCTATGATTCCATCAAATCCGAACTGCATCCAGCCACAATGCAAAGATCAAGCACCATTCTTGCCTCAGGAGTCGAGCCAGATGCCAAAG GGTTCTTCAAATTTTAAAGATCTAGGAATTCAGGATGGCAATGATCTATGTGAAGGTCTCAACATGGATGATGTTCCACTAGACGTTGAAAATGACGATGAGCTATTTAGCTGCTCACAAGGTCCTTCCAGATACTCCTTTGAGGATGGAGAGTTGGACTGTCTATTAATGGACCAGAAAAACTTATCAGTCACCGAGTCTAATGGTCCTCACAGTGACAATGCTATACAACAG GCATCACCATCAAGACAACAAGAGTGTACCGTAGGATTTCACTCATCCTGTGTGTCAGATAGTGTGATGCCCCCAGTGATGAATGCTGGTAGCACTGTAAACTGCAGCCTGCTCATGAATCCTAGTTGCAGCAGAAACATCAATCTGGAGGGATTAATTAATCCTACTGGTCAAGTTCATTCAAGCATATCTCTATCACTATCCAGCATCACAAGAGATACAACTCATCCAGATTATCAAGATTGCGGATTGTCACCCGTCTTTCTATCAGCAGAACCTTGGGACTCTACTTTGGAGACCAGCAGTCCACGAGCAAGGGACAAAGCTAAGATGAgatatgaggaaaaaaaaaaaactcgcaC GTTTGGTAAACAAATAAGGTATGCCTCTAGAAAGGCTAGAGCTGATACCAGAAAACGAGTCAAGGGAAGATTCGTAAAATCCGGTGAAGAATATGATTACGATCCTCTTGTGAGAAGGAGCTTCTGA
- the LOC112186975 gene encoding uncharacterized protein LOC112186975 — MYQKTKRKANSFLKAIRFRYLSLSLPFVMPKPLTPSRLKALLLFLSLFLNLYLLLSPHAPQFLPTRYSPSSSSSSPTTRRHLLFAIASSSRSWTRRKPYLRLWHSPASTRAFAFLDRPADPDDDEDGAAPVIVSGDTSRFPYTLRGGLRSAIRVARVVKEIVDRGEAGVRWYVFGDDDTVFFVDNLVKTLSKYDHDRWFYIGSNSESYMQNVKYGFDMAFGGGGFAISHSLAKVLARVFDSCLMRYGHLYGSDSRVFSCVAELGIGLTHEPGFHQVDMRGNLFGMLSAHPLSPLVSLHHLDAADPIFPNMNNTRALEHLFEAVNADPARILQQTVCYDRTHSLTVSVAWGYAIQVYDGNELVPDLLSLQKTFMPWRRSRSVEASQYMFKMRDYPRDTCKRPPIFYLESLISNNHGIWSNYTRHNVENCSKANAIKNLEHIRVISQKLDLDVEEMKAPRRQCCDILQSSFNDSMTINIRRCRDDELISMNI, encoded by the exons ATGTAccaaaaaaccaaaagaaaggCCAACTCTTTCCTCAAAGCGATCCGATTCCGGTACCTCTCGCTTTCTCTCCCTTTCGTAATGCCCAAACCCCTAACTCCCTCCCGCCTCAAGGCCCTCCTCTTattcctctccctcttcctcaaCCTCTACCTCCTCCTCTCCCCCCACGCGCCACAGTTCCTCCCCACGCGCTACTCCCCCTCTTCCTCCTCATCCTCACCCACCACGCGCCGCCACCTCCTCTTCGCCATCGCGTCCTCCTCACGCTCCTGGACCCGCCGCAAGCCCTACCTCCGCCTCTGGCACTCCCCCGCCTCCACCCGCGCCTTCGCCTTCCTCGACCGCCCCGCCGACCCCGACGACGACGAAGACGGCGCCGCGCCTGTGATCGTCTCCGGCGACACCTCCCGGTTCCCGTACACTCTCCGCGGCGGGCTCCGGTCCGCGATCCGCGTGGCGCGCGTGGTCAAGGAGATCGTCGATCGCGGCGAGGCGGGCGTCCGGTGGTACGTGTTCGGCGACGACGACACGGTGTTCTTCGTCGACAATTTGGTGAAGACGCTGTCAAAGTACGATCACGATCGGTGGTTCTACATCGGGAGCAACTCCGAGAGCTACATGCAGAATGTCAAGTACGGGTTCGACATGGCGTTTGGCGGCGGCGGATTCGCCATCAGCCATTCTCTGGCTAAGGTTTTGGCTAGGGTTTTCGACTCGTGCTTGATGAGGTACGGCCACTTGTATGGAAGTGATTCCCGCGTTTTTTCGTGCGTGGCGGAGCTCGGCATTGGGTTAACCCATGAACCTGGGTTTCACCAG GTTGATATGCGGGGTAATTTGTTTGGAATGCTGTCTGCACATCCATTGTCACCTTTGGTTTCGCTTCACCATTTGGATGCTGCAGATCCGATCTTCCCTAACATGAACAACACTCGAGCTTTGGAACATCTTTTTGAAGCTGTGAATGCTGATCCTGCCAGGATATTGCAGCAAACTGTATGCTATGACCGCACACATTCATTGACTGTTTCGGTTGCATGGGGTTATGCCATTCAGGTGTATgatggcaatgaacttgttcCAGATCTCCTTTCACTGCAGAAAACTTTCATGCCATGGAGGAGGAGCCGTAGTGTTGAGGCAAGTCAGTACATGTTCAAAATGAGAGACTATCCTAGAGATACATGTAAAAGACCCCCTATATTTTATTTGGAAAGCCTCATCTCTAATAACCATGGCATCTGGAGCAACTACACCAGGCACAATGTGGAAAACTGCTCCAAAGCAAATGCAATAAAGAACCTGGAACATATCAGAGTAATTTCACAGAAGCTAGACCTTGATGTTGAAGAG ATGAAGGCTCCACGTCGTCAGTGCTGCGACATTTTGCAATCGTCTTTTAATGATTCAATGACTATTAATATTAGACGATGCAGAGATGATGAACTAATATCCATGAATATCTAG
- the LOC112186976 gene encoding uncharacterized protein LOC112186976 yields MQLIPSPTKTQVSSRLINLYIISSSVCTLFLFVSFFLVLTSSKTSYISSQDGYATTPTSLDHVVFGIASNQKSWTSQRKEYVRLWWKHHSMRGCVFLESLPPDHQHNHTNDTTLPPVCISGDTSRFRYTYKGGLRSAIRVARVVSETVALNHSNVRWYVFGDDDTVFIPENLVKTLSKYDHELWYYIGANSEIYEQNRIFGFGMAFGGAGFAISYPLAKALAKVFDSCIERYPHLYGSDSRISSCLAELGVGLTHEPGFHQNDLRGDTFGLLASHPLAPLVSLHHLEHTDPIFPNRTTMQALQHLFKAVNVDPHRILQKTVCYDRWFSWTVSVSWGYAVQIYGNHMPLRDVLPVQETFKPWKKGPVLSGVYTFNTREHHPDPCRRPVVFFLDHVSSREDGIMSIYKKSYENCSYDMASPRKLEEVRVLSQKLDLDIKQLQAPRRHCCDILPSTGGGVMDIVIRECKHEELTYMHS; encoded by the exons ATGCAGCTTATTCCATCACCCACCAAAACCCAAGTTTCTTCTCGCTTGATAAACCTCTACATAATCTCATCTTCTGTCTGCACGCTCTTTCTTTTCGTATCATTCTTCCTGGTGCTTACAAGCTCCAAGACTTCGTATATTTCGTCCCAAGATGGATATGCGACAACTCCTACTTCTCTTGACCATGTTGTGTTCGGAATTGCTTCGAACCAGAAATCATGGACGAGTCAGAGGAAGGAGTATGTTAGGCTCTGGTGGAAGCACCATTCCATGAGGGGGTGTGTTTTTCTCGAAAGCCTTCCACCTGATCATCAACACAATCATACCAATGATACTACTCTTCCCCCGGTATGCATCTCCGGGGACACTTCCAGATTTCGTTACACTTACAAAGGTGGTCTCCGGTCTGCAATTCGCGTGGCACGAGTTGTTTCCGAGACTGTGGCACTCAATCACTCCAATGTGCGTTGGTATGTCTTCGGAGATGATGACACGGTTTTCATCCCGGAGAATTTGGTGAAGACTCTTTCCAAGTATGATCATGAGCTCTGGTACTATATTGGCGCCAACTCAGAGATCTATGAGCAGAACAGAATTTTCGGATTTGGAATGGCTTTTGGTGGTGCAGGTTTTGCTATAAGTTACCCTTTGGCAAAAGCATTGGCAAAGGTGTTTGATTCATGTATAGAAAGATACCCACATCTCTATGGAAGTGACTCAAGGATCTCATCTTGCTTGGCTGAGCTAGGCGTAGGCTTAACTCACGAGCCAGGTTTTCATCAG aATGATCTTCGTGGTGATACGTTTGGCCTTTTGGCTTCGCATCCATTAGCACCCTTGGTATCCCTGCATCATCTTGAGCACACAGACCCTATCTTCCCCAACAGGACAACCATGCAAGCTCTGCAGCATTTATTCAAAGCTGTGAATGTTGATCCTCATAGGATTTTACAGAAGACCGTTTGCTATGATAGATGGTTCTCATGGACAGTTTCGGTGTCATGGGGTTATGCTGTTCAGATATACGGAAACCATATGCCTCTGCGTGACGTCCTCCCGGTGCAAGAGACATTCAAGCCGTGGAAAAAGGGACCTGTTTTGTCTGGAGTTTATACTTTTAATACAAGAGAACATCACCCGGATCCCTGTCGAAGACCAgttgttttctttcttgatcATGTGTCATCGAGAGAGGATGGAATCATGAGCATCTATAAGAAATCTTATGAAAATTGCTCCTATGACATGGCTTCCCCCAGAAAGCTTGAGGAGGTCAGAGTGCTATCACAAAAGCTGGACCTTGACATCAAACAG TTGCAAGCTCCAAGAAGGCATTGTTGTGACATATTACCTTCTACCGGTGGTGGGGTGATGGACATTGTAATCAGAGAATGCAAACATGAAGAATTAACATACATGCATTCTTAG